In the Thermococcus sp. MAR1 genome, one interval contains:
- a CDS encoding isochorismatase family cysteine hydrolase, which translates to MKEDYLTGEFIAKMREGYFKPRKWEKVKPFRKVAVLAIDLQAYFLKPESRAFLPSAPRFVPRLVEFYRETEKLGVPIIFTRHFHRNDIMTLWWGGDMPKNDPLNELLEEFKPFAGTVIEKKTYDAFHGTNLEGLLRGLGVETVVITGVMTHLCCETTAREAFVRGFNVIFPVDGTLTQNRLFHEATLRNLSHGFAVTPLLKEVLEWLSSE; encoded by the coding sequence ATGAAGGAGGACTACCTCACCGGAGAATTCATAGCCAAGATGCGGGAGGGGTATTTCAAACCGAGGAAGTGGGAGAAGGTCAAACCGTTCCGGAAGGTGGCGGTTCTGGCGATAGACCTTCAGGCATATTTCCTCAAGCCCGAGAGCAGGGCGTTTCTACCTTCCGCGCCGCGCTTCGTACCGAGGCTGGTGGAGTTTTACAGAGAGACGGAGAAGCTCGGAGTCCCGATAATCTTCACCCGCCACTTCCACCGGAACGACATAATGACCCTCTGGTGGGGCGGCGATATGCCAAAGAACGACCCGTTGAACGAACTTCTCGAAGAGTTCAAGCCCTTCGCCGGAACCGTCATTGAGAAGAAGACCTACGACGCCTTTCACGGCACTAACCTTGAGGGCCTGCTGAGGGGGCTTGGAGTTGAGACGGTAGTCATAACCGGCGTCATGACTCACCTCTGCTGTGAAACCACTGCCAGAGAGGCCTTCGTGAGGGGCTTCAACGTGATTTTTCCAGTCGATGGGACGCTAACCCAGAACAGGCTCTTCCACGAGGCGACGCTCAGAAACCTCTCCCACGGCTTCGCGGTTACGCCCCTGTTAAAGGAGGTGCTGGAATGGCTCTCGTCGGAATAA
- a CDS encoding NAD(P)/FAD-dependent oxidoreductase — protein sequence MALVGIIGAGIGGIATAVQLARYGIESVIFERDRIGGLIRNAYSVENTMFFPDGIKGEKVVKILEEYVRKYDLKILYQEVKAVRKTGEMFEVETEGGTYRFKYLVVATGTRPKKLPFEGIAYHVSEVPRRHYGRVLIIGGGDVAFDYALTVSETSDEVIILMRSKPKALPYLQGLVKKRSNIRTLMGQVREVRPINGKGKLLARTSAGDFEVELVLGAIGRVPNIELVQNIEDDNLFLVGDVKNGIYRQTALAIADGIKTAMTIWRRERYGDTE from the coding sequence ATGGCTCTCGTCGGAATAATCGGGGCTGGAATAGGGGGCATAGCGACGGCCGTCCAGCTGGCGCGCTACGGCATTGAGAGTGTAATTTTCGAGCGCGACCGGATAGGTGGACTCATAAGGAACGCCTACTCCGTAGAGAACACCATGTTCTTTCCAGACGGGATCAAGGGCGAGAAGGTCGTCAAAATTCTTGAGGAGTACGTGAGAAAGTACGACCTGAAAATCCTCTACCAGGAAGTCAAGGCCGTGAGAAAGACCGGCGAGATGTTTGAAGTCGAAACGGAGGGAGGAACTTACCGCTTCAAGTACCTCGTGGTTGCGACGGGTACGAGGCCGAAGAAGCTCCCCTTCGAGGGGATAGCCTACCACGTCTCTGAAGTCCCGAGGCGGCACTACGGAAGGGTTCTCATAATCGGCGGCGGCGATGTGGCCTTTGACTACGCTTTAACAGTGAGCGAGACCAGCGACGAGGTAATAATCCTAATGAGGAGCAAGCCGAAGGCCCTGCCCTATCTCCAGGGGCTTGTGAAAAAGCGCTCAAACATCAGGACGCTGATGGGACAGGTTAGGGAAGTAAGACCCATAAACGGGAAGGGAAAGCTTTTAGCCAGGACCAGCGCTGGCGACTTTGAGGTAGAGTTAGTGCTCGGGGCCATTGGGAGGGTCCCAAACATCGAGCTGGTTCAGAACATCGAGGACGATAACCTTTTCCTGGTCGGGGACGTTAAGAACGGAATCTACAGGCAAACGGCCCTGGCCATAGCCGATGGAATCAAAACGGCAATGACGATATGGAGGAGGGAGCGGTATGGAGATACTGAGTGA
- a CDS encoding radical SAM protein, producing the protein MEILSEVGDPNVAVVYIGKTSKGNIVEFVESIPTYNPAEKWVLIVSSLNGCPVGCKMCDAGFFYKGRLDLDELMEQIEYPIARRWNGKPKTKKFKVQFARMGEPSFNMAVIEAMRLLGERYENFHPSLSTIAPIGTDKFFDALLELKKEMFPTNFQLQFSIHSTNPEQRDEIIPVRKWDFEKIAEYGKAFYDDGGKKITLNFALARENEADASVIAEYFPKEYFLIKITPLNPTVSALKNRLTNDVDLETGLPMKHRKFVDDLRRLGYDVIISVGDTRENLIGSNCGQYILRFLKERPELMEAYTFVRGFEFRVS; encoded by the coding sequence ATGGAGATACTGAGTGAGGTTGGCGACCCCAACGTTGCGGTGGTTTATATAGGAAAGACCTCCAAGGGGAACATCGTCGAGTTCGTTGAATCAATTCCCACCTACAACCCGGCCGAGAAGTGGGTGCTCATCGTCTCATCGCTCAACGGCTGTCCCGTCGGCTGTAAGATGTGCGACGCGGGCTTCTTCTACAAGGGAAGGTTGGACCTCGATGAGCTGATGGAGCAGATAGAGTACCCGATAGCTAGGCGCTGGAACGGGAAGCCAAAAACCAAAAAGTTCAAGGTGCAGTTCGCGAGAATGGGCGAGCCGAGCTTCAACATGGCGGTGATAGAGGCGATGCGGCTTTTGGGTGAGCGCTACGAGAACTTCCACCCATCGCTCTCGACGATAGCCCCGATAGGAACCGATAAGTTCTTCGATGCCCTGCTGGAGCTCAAGAAGGAGATGTTTCCGACCAACTTCCAGCTCCAGTTCTCGATACACTCGACCAATCCCGAGCAGAGGGACGAGATAATCCCGGTCAGGAAGTGGGACTTCGAGAAAATCGCGGAGTACGGCAAAGCTTTCTACGACGATGGCGGCAAGAAGATTACGCTCAACTTCGCCCTCGCGAGGGAGAACGAGGCCGATGCAAGCGTCATAGCTGAGTACTTCCCGAAGGAATACTTCCTCATCAAGATAACGCCGCTCAACCCGACGGTGAGTGCCCTAAAGAACAGACTCACCAACGACGTTGACCTTGAGACCGGCCTTCCGATGAAGCACCGGAAGTTCGTGGACGATTTAAGGAGGCTCGGCTACGACGTCATCATATCGGTCGGCGACACGAGGGAGAACCTCATCGGCTCGAACTGCGGCCAGTACATTCTCAGGTTCCTCAAGGAGCGGCCAGAGCTGATGGAAGCATACACCTTTGTGCGGGGATTTGAGTTCAGGGTGAGCTGA
- a CDS encoding nucleotidyltransferase domain-containing protein, whose product MKLMAVLRRDFQEFKDSCMGILLYGSHAKGDATSRSDIDVCLVKPKPGVYGEVLQKLGGKYDIKVFEELPLYLQIEVIRNHKVIYGDEIELSEYFYRFRKLWKDMEHRIKENRFESVREKIRLRRRAREKAEVLREA is encoded by the coding sequence ATGAAACTCATGGCAGTGCTCCGCAGGGACTTCCAGGAGTTTAAAGACTCGTGCATGGGAATTCTCCTATACGGGTCCCACGCTAAGGGCGATGCTACAAGCAGAAGCGACATCGATGTATGCCTCGTTAAGCCAAAACCCGGCGTATATGGGGAAGTCCTCCAAAAACTCGGTGGAAAGTACGATATCAAAGTCTTCGAGGAGCTTCCGCTCTACCTCCAGATCGAGGTTATCAGGAACCACAAAGTAATTTACGGCGACGAGATTGAACTGTCGGAGTACTTCTACCGCTTCCGAAAGCTGTGGAAGGACATGGAGCACAGAATAAAGGAGAACCGGTTTGAGAGCGTGAGGGAGAAGATAAGACTCAGGAGGCGTGCCCGTGAGAAGGCAGAGGTACTTAGAGAAGCTTGA
- a CDS encoding DUF86 domain-containing protein, with protein sequence MRRQRYLEKLERFEEEYEFIKSHEMKDDVTQRALFYSLQLCVDIAMDIVAMLVKDLGMTVEDDYTNIERLRKAKVISEGEAGLLRAYNGLRNAIVHKYDRLNLDAVREGLSRIDELYEIVIKLVEKYEKLED encoded by the coding sequence GTGAGAAGGCAGAGGTACTTAGAGAAGCTTGAGAGGTTTGAGGAGGAATACGAGTTCATAAAGAGCCATGAAATGAAGGACGATGTTACCCAGAGGGCCCTCTTTTATTCCCTTCAGCTCTGTGTGGATATCGCAATGGACATCGTTGCAATGCTTGTTAAGGACTTGGGCATGACCGTTGAAGATGATTATACAAACATCGAGCGACTTAGAAAGGCAAAAGTTATATCCGAAGGTGAAGCAGGACTTTTGAGGGCGTACAACGGACTTAGAAATGCCATTGTTCACAAGTACGACAGACTTAACCTCGATGCTGTGAGGGAGGGCCTCAGCAGAATTGATGAGCTATACGAGATTGTTATAAAGCTCGTGGAAAAGTATGAAAAGCTGGAAGACTAA
- a CDS encoding amidohydrolase produces MKAVKATILYDGLGNVLRDVYVVFDRNIVDVTKEKPKEAEVIAEGVVTPAFIDGHSHIGMERYGEPYQEGEANEQMDAVLPLVDALYSIYMDDKAFKHSIEFGVLYSSVLPGSGNIIGGKAVFIRNYGRDIEDAFIQYAGVKAAFGYNPRSTKEWKGTRPSTRMGAIGILLSWLIKTRNTIALLEKGKKEPEEVEPTVEALIPVLKGEVPLRVHVHKEDDIAALLMIKRKFGLRITIEHAGDVHSRGTFEKIKAEGVPIIYGPFDSLPYKVELKHEDWKNARYLLEVKPLFGLMSDHPVTLQANLYLQLRHFIRLGMSKAEAIKIITHNNAKILGVDDRLGSIEKGKWASLVVWNGDPFSLENYPTHVFAEGELIHEAEL; encoded by the coding sequence ATGAAGGCCGTTAAAGCCACCATTCTCTACGACGGTCTGGGGAACGTTCTCAGGGATGTGTACGTCGTCTTCGATAGGAACATAGTTGATGTAACGAAGGAAAAGCCGAAGGAAGCCGAAGTTATAGCCGAGGGCGTTGTTACACCCGCGTTCATAGACGGCCACAGCCACATAGGAATGGAGCGCTACGGAGAGCCCTACCAGGAGGGCGAAGCCAACGAGCAGATGGACGCGGTTCTTCCACTCGTCGATGCCCTCTACTCAATTTACATGGACGACAAGGCCTTCAAGCACTCCATCGAGTTCGGTGTTCTCTACTCGTCAGTTCTGCCGGGAAGCGGAAACATAATCGGCGGAAAGGCGGTCTTCATAAGGAACTACGGACGCGACATCGAGGATGCCTTTATCCAGTACGCGGGCGTCAAAGCGGCTTTCGGCTACAACCCGCGTTCCACCAAGGAGTGGAAGGGGACGAGGCCAAGCACGAGGATGGGTGCAATAGGGATACTCCTCAGCTGGCTCATAAAGACCAGGAACACCATAGCGCTCCTTGAGAAGGGCAAGAAGGAACCCGAAGAGGTCGAGCCTACGGTTGAGGCCCTCATACCAGTCCTCAAGGGCGAAGTCCCGCTCCGCGTCCACGTCCACAAGGAGGACGACATCGCGGCGCTCCTCATGATAAAGAGGAAGTTCGGACTGCGGATTACAATCGAGCATGCCGGCGACGTCCACAGCAGGGGGACCTTCGAGAAGATTAAGGCAGAAGGAGTTCCGATAATCTACGGCCCCTTCGACAGCCTCCCCTACAAGGTCGAACTCAAGCACGAGGACTGGAAGAACGCCCGCTACCTGCTCGAGGTAAAACCCCTCTTCGGCCTCATGAGCGACCACCCTGTCACGCTTCAGGCCAACCTCTACCTCCAGCTCAGGCACTTCATAAGGCTCGGCATGAGCAAGGCGGAAGCGATAAAGATAATCACCCACAACAACGCGAAAATACTCGGCGTTGATGACAGGCTTGGAAGCATAGAGAAGGGCAAGTGGGCCTCGCTCGTCGTCTGGAACGGCGACCCCTTCAGCCTTGAGAACTACCCGACGCACGTCTTCGCGGAGGGCGAGCTGATTCACGAGGCGGAGCTTTAG
- a CDS encoding zinc metalloprotease HtpX has translation MGLLMWLRTGLLMAILTGLLMAIGYVFGGPNVAFLMFLFSLAFNFITYWYSDRIVLSWYRARIVDEFEAPALYAIVRKLAENAGLPMPRVAIIPSETPNAFATGRDPKHAVVAVTTGLLRILDRDELEGVIGHELTHVKNRDILIGTIAAAMAGAIIQLAYWARWIAIFGGFGRDDDDGGNIIAAILVAVLAPIAAMLIQAAISRSREFLADEGGAKISGKPHALASALMKIEGAVRYRPMREGNPATAHMFIVNPFRGASIANLFSTHPPTEARIERLRKIAEEMGIYF, from the coding sequence ATGGGACTGCTGATGTGGCTCAGAACCGGCTTGCTCATGGCCATACTGACGGGATTGCTAATGGCCATCGGCTACGTCTTCGGCGGGCCGAACGTGGCCTTCCTGATGTTCCTGTTCTCGCTGGCCTTCAACTTCATAACCTACTGGTACAGCGATAGAATCGTCCTGAGCTGGTATCGTGCGAGGATCGTGGATGAGTTTGAGGCCCCTGCGCTCTACGCGATAGTCAGAAAGCTTGCCGAGAACGCCGGCCTTCCGATGCCGAGGGTGGCCATAATCCCCAGCGAGACGCCGAATGCCTTTGCCACCGGCAGGGATCCGAAGCACGCCGTCGTGGCAGTCACGACCGGACTTCTCAGGATTCTCGACAGGGATGAACTTGAAGGTGTCATAGGCCATGAGCTGACCCACGTAAAGAACAGGGACATCCTCATAGGGACGATAGCGGCCGCGATGGCCGGGGCCATAATCCAGCTCGCCTACTGGGCAAGGTGGATAGCCATCTTCGGCGGCTTCGGCAGGGACGATGATGATGGAGGAAATATAATCGCGGCAATACTTGTGGCAGTTCTGGCCCCAATAGCGGCGATGCTGATTCAGGCAGCTATAAGCCGCTCCAGGGAGTTCCTGGCGGATGAGGGTGGAGCAAAGATAAGCGGCAAGCCCCATGCCCTGGCGAGCGCCCTGATGAAAATTGAAGGGGCGGTTCGCTACAGACCAATGAGGGAAGGGAACCCGGCAACGGCCCACATGTTCATCGTCAACCCGTTCAGGGGCGCCAGCATAGCGAACCTGTTCTCGACTCATCCTCCCACCGAAGCGAGGATCGAGAGGCTCAGGAAAATCGCCGAGGAGATGGGCATATACTTCTGA